The Bombus terrestris chromosome 6, iyBomTerr1.2, whole genome shotgun sequence DNA window GTTCGCTCGGTTTTAATATCCATATATTTCTCATTCCGTTTAATTCGTATTGCGGATCTATCTCTTTCAATCTTGCCAGTATCGGATTCGTCGCCTCTAGATATTTCTAAACGATGTAATGGAAAATTCGCGGTAGCGAGATTCAAAATTTGTTGCATCGAATCGAGATTGCCAgcgtttttaatttaaaagcaAGAAATCGCTCGGAAACGGATCGTCTATTCTTTAAGATGGTACTACGTAAGCGAAagcaaagaagagaaaagaaaagaaaagaaaagaaaaggaaagaaaagaaaagagaagagaagagaagagaagagaagaaaagaaaagaaaagtacaCGAGTATCGTACTTGTAGCTGATCTCGACTTTTTTCCGAGGTGGTCTCGATTCCAGCTCCCTCGTGTACGGCTGCGGTATAATCGTCCAAAAAGGAATTCCATTCCTCTTCGGAAAACTCGGTCACAAAGTCTTTGTCTATGTTTTGGTGGATTTCACGGGCGATAAATTCCTCGCAGCGTTTTATGGCAAACTCCAGTCGACTCATTAGAATCGGCCGATGTCCCGACTCCGAGAAACCCTGGCCATCCTGCATTCTTCCGACGAACCATTTCAGCAGACCAGCGGCGGCGGTCAAACGAAAATCATCGAGAAAGGCTTTCGGCTCTCTGCTCAGGTTGTAACTTCGAGGGAATAATACCGACGACACGTCCTTCTCGTACAGCCAGTGAGCTTCCTCCAACAAACGAGCCATTCCTAGCTACATTATTTCGTGATCGTCAATATTTCGTCTAGTTCGCAGCGAACTAAAGTTCGATCGAgcttaattaatatatttcgcATCTTGTACGATGTATCGAAGATTCTCGCGTATCTAATTATCCATGTTAACCTTGGAAGTGTAGACGAAAGGTTTTTGATATCTGTTGAGAATGATATTGTTACTCAAGCCACGATGCCAATCGACAAAGTCGTTCCGACAGTCCCATATAAAGTCTGGCGATTTGTGACGTAATAAAGCGAAAATTACCGCCTTCTCGTTTAAAGTACCGTCCGGTTGGGTCAAATCGCCCAACGATCTTGCTTCTAAGCTGGCTACGCTGCCTAAAAGTCGAAGAAAGGATTTCAGACGAAAATGAAAGTTCGTTTAGTTTTTAGTAAAAACTTTGTGACTAGTTCAATTTTGACGATATTACTCGGATCAGAAAGATGATAGCTGTTTATAATAGACACTTTGTCAGAGTTTATGTggccaatttttaattaaaggaaGTAGAATGTAAAGAAAAGGATTTGATTAAGAAAGGCAAGGAAACTAACCATAAGGTACAGCTCTTGTTTTTGTAGCTTCGTATTTCTGTACCCAACCCCTTTTCTCCAGAGCTTCTTTCAATTTCGGTAACTCACCGCGTATCAGGAATATTTTGTGCCTCTGAAACACGGTAGCACGTGCTTCAAAGTATCTTAAAACTACTGTAATACGCGAATTTCTATCTAAGACTATTCGGATCTGGATAATCTATCGAATAGTTATAACGAATATGTATATGTTCGTTTATTAACGTTCGAACGTTATCGGACAATCCGATAACATCCGATCGGAATTTCAAAATCTTGAAACATTTTCCTTGCAAACGGATCTGATGCCTACCTTAATAGCTCTGTCGACTTTCGCTTTAATTTTCTGATAACGCTCTTTCCTCGTCCAGTGAGTCTTACAGCAATCGTCGTCCTTGAGCACGATACTCCTGTAGTTGTTGATGGTGTCGGTATCGTGCTTGTCAAAGATCTGCCGAGGACAACAAGAACACGCGTCCATGTAGGATTTCGGGAACGCACCGCAGTCAAGTTGTGGCAGGCTGTTAACAGCATTGATCTCATTGTCGTCCGTGTCCGGAAGTGGCCATTTTGAGTTCATTTTCGTCCAGTCCACTCGATTGTACGGATTCACTGgactttccttcttttccagACAGAGCAAAGAAGTTAATTTGCAGTAGGAGTGGCTCGCTTTATCCTCGTTCGTGGAATCCGTAGTCGCTAAATCTTTCGCGGTCCTAATGTCCCTTGACCGGTGAAACGTTCTAATTTATTACACGATATCTACTGAATTTTATACCTTCTTCTATCCAGTGATCGATTTAATCATCGTGTTCGACTTTGATTAACCGGATCACCTAACTTGGTCGTTCGTTAAACATAGAGACATCGAAAACTTTTACGCTTCTCGGAACGAGATACGTACCTTAAATCAGGCGGCAAATCCATAGTTTCGTCGCGAATCGAGACAGCTATTTTAGGTCAATTCCTAGATAAATCGCAAAAGTGGCGTTAATTGGGGAAACTAAATAAATTATCTAGTTGAAGTAAACGCTAGAAATATTCGGCGTGtacagaaagaaaaatcgaCTCGAGAAGAACGTTTAGGAACAATGCAAATATTCGTCGATGGGCGTACACTTTGAACGCTAAAGCGAATGAAACGAGAAAGGCTAAATCGATCAATCTGCTTGTTTAACCCGGCCGCCTTATTGTCTGGCAAGCTTAATCGCCTAAGTAATTAACCTCTCATGCAACCAACTTTGGAGAAACCGGTTTTTGCCCTTATTAAAGGGCCATATTAATTTAACACTAACATTATGTATCCTTCTTTCGACTAGTGAAGTAAATTCAtgactaaattattacgaagAAGTTGCGTCGTTATCTTTCCAGAATTTTGTGccaatttatattacaatactTGTTTCAATCGAATTAGaagataataaataacgaaaccAATCGATATTTAATAACGCGCGGTCACCGAAATATATTCTTCGCATACTACACAAATGTCGTTATAATTTTCATACGTGTAACAACTGTTATGAAAATAACGATGTAATTTACGACACAAAGGTAAATTTATAGATTTATGgatttaataatacataatactgtttagtattttatgttatatcacACTCTGTTTCCCTCCCTTTGTCGCGTATTATCGATAAATTATCGATATCgactataattttaaattaacgtACATCATATATCACGTATCATGTACAAGGCTGATACAAGTATATCCGATATAAAGGTATTTGATAGTCGAGGCTTGTTTACACTGCAAAGGGaaagtaaatgaaatataatggaACGTTGCGTTTGCATACTATGCGATTAATATACTTATAGAAAACgaccattttctttcattcttatGTAAACGTTGCAAGTATATGAAATttgtctatttttttttttttttttttttggtaactTTTATCATGTTACATGTACGATGTACACGCGCTATACTTGCCATATTTATTCTCGTTTGCCGTAATTGCGacgaaaaatttcgaaattataaACTTCATTTCATCGTTTAAAAACCGACATCTATGTTCTTTCTATAGTAAAAATACTTTGCGATACTTCGTGGAAATTTTCTGCTCGTACACTGCGTGAGTTTGTGTAGTGAACGTTTTGACAAAGTTTTATGGATCCGCGATATTTCATTAAACGTTTCCTCATTGATGTTTTATGTATCGTGATATCTTGACTTTGAACTGGAGAAATTTTTGCGATAGATCTCAACGTAAAGTAAAActctaaaatttatttcacgGTTCTCCTATTCCGAACGGTTTGGTTTCTGCTATCTATGGATTTCTGTTGATGTGTCAAATGTCAGACATGTTGCATTTATCCGATCTTCTACTTTTTCTCCATTTTCCCAACGACTATGTACACAATGTTAATTGCTAGCTAACAGTCGTTATATCGTttgtttgcaattttttaacCAGTAACTCTATGAATCGCGGTATAAAGGCAAAAATCTGAAAAAAAGCAGAAAATTGTATGATGCATAGCAGGCACAAAATTTGCATTAAACGTAAAATATGCTCTTGTgtaaatacgtatgtatgtttATTTCTAGGGGCATGAAACAtatatgtagaaaaaaaaacgatatctgTGAATACCAATTTCCTCGATACactgaaatattttgtacatcgATATCGTTCATGACTGCAACGAAATTCAGTGTATTAGTACTGTCAACGCTACGTTCCATATGTTTAGCGAAACTCGCATGTACTCTTTCATCGTATTGGTGCATTATTTAAAACAACGTATCTTTTTACAAATAATCCATTTGTCAGCGTAATTTCATGCCGTTCGAATATTTTACTTCACACGCGATACGCCAAAGTATCCGAAAAAAATAATACCAATAGTTGGTCGCGTTGGCGCGTGTCTAAATTACTAGTATTCGATAAAAGATTAATAAAGGTATTTCTGAATTTATTGGTGGAACATGAAAAGTCTTTTTACATGCTATGTATTTATCTTGATCGAGCATCGGTACATTCGATTGGTAAGTGCTCGTAAATTCCACGCATCTATCTAACATTTCACTGTGGTCCTATTAAAATTCAGTTGAATTCACACTACCGAACAATTTCATCcgcgatatatcgcatcatacGGCTGAACATTCCTGTCATGGGCAAtttaaaacgttaaaatacCTCCACCTTTGAGCTCGTATTTGCCActagtattaaaaatattatccacacacatacacacacacacacacacatatacatattatagaaGATTATAGAATTATGATACAATTATTTGAAGAATTCTGATGAAACGAccgattttaatattattaatttcgatCATAATATGGTAACCAAAAATTCTGTTGCTCGCGCGTATCTGGTAGACTACGCGAGACATTGTTCGCCACGAATATTTGAATTCCGGTCAAACTCTCACAGCGAACTTGTGCATTGCGCAACTAGAAACACTACGTGACAAACTTAAGAATTAAAAACAGTCACTTTTAGCGAATCgtcgagaaattttatttttgcaagaTATTGGGATGGCAACTTTTATTACCTCTTTCGATCTTTGGATAATCATAtgttggaaaaataatttataaacgaTACGACTATAAATAAGAAGGCGTGTCAATTTTTCGAAGATAAAAATTCTGAATTCTAGAAaggtaatattttttaattaccttCCCATCGTCCTTCCCATAGTGAAAGAGTAACTCGATCTAAAGGtgaatattttaacgaataaaattactttattatacATTTCGCACTCCGAAAAACGACAGAACTTTCTTCGTTACCATAAAatctacatctttattttatcttttcacCCTTCTCCATCTCtcaataaataaaatcattatttcgaattaatctataattttaagttttagaaataaataatattcaatataattATCATCCTTGCACGTCGTTTTAATATAATCCGTATAATATGCCACTGCGTCTAGACGAAAGCAAACTTGTTCGAAACACGCAAGCAACCGATTTGCgagtatatgtgtacatatctatgataaaaaatgaaattttgtttgttcGAAATGCACGTTGCCAGGATATACATATAAGTGAACACGCATATAATGAGGTATAGACATCCGACAATGATATTTGGAAATCCGTTACGTTTGGCTATAAATGACTGTCTGGTAGCCAAGAGGGTGGAAATCGTGCCAGCGAAACGTGCTTTCGATTCGACTTGCTGCACGAGCGAACGAGTTAACTAGCTAAGTAACCGCGCCCACTGCACTCTCTAATCACCAAAGGCACCAGGAATGCTTTTAAACTTTCCATCCACAATTACGTCCTTATTCGCATAGAAACCTCTATTAGACCTTCCATTATTCTAATTATGGAAGACCGGTctgaaatatattgattaaaGTTAAGAAGGTTAAGTGGTCAGGATCAAGAATTGCACCGACTGTTTCTTGTTCGCTCCTCCCGTTACTTCCTCTTGTTATTTCAATGTTTATCGAAGGCATCGCGTTTACTAGCGTCGTAAGTAACGCATATCATTTTGTTATTTTCTGTCTCTTACGTCGACGATTGAATTATTCCGATCATTCATTCTCGTTGTCTTACCCTATTATTACGGAAAGTTCAGATTTATCACGCCGGGACGATggaaatttttcgaaataatcTATTATAGAAGCTTGCGATCGTCTTCGTGACATAATAGCAACGCTCTTAAGCGATATAGATACCACAAAACTTCAAAAACGTCAAACCACGTAGATGAAAAATCCTTTTGACATAATACGCGACGATATACGAGAAATACAATCAACTTTCTGATCCGATGAAGTTATTCCGCATGACCAATGGTTTTCGAACCAAAGAACGAATAGAATTCTATTCGAAATAACATCTATGATTTTGAAAAGATAATGCGTCTCTGATCGATAAGCTATTTTCCGAAGTAGAGCGATCTACgaatactttcatataaatGAAAACCCTGTACGTATATATTCTATCTTTGAGTCAAGTTATACGTATAATTTCGcattgtatatatgtaatatcgtggacaaaaaggcctaagatatcgatcgaaccataaacaatgtcgcgagtaccgaggcgtcgtcgggcccatcaatgtgtcgttggTCCTTCGatggaatagtttcgtagaaaaagcctacgtgaccctggccacgggtgtttgcggaacacatgcgtgatggggcgaaaaaagacaaagggatgctagaggCAGTGTtatagttgagaagtcagagagagagtgagtgcagaagccggagagtgcgAGTGGAGGAGCCgaagagtatgaatcgggaagttgagagccgagtgtgataataagacgtacgacagtattgtaatcagttcgttgtattgaatattacttgttaaGCCAAAACATcgttacttgtccttactctaaaGATCCATTTAGTTACCacgtatatttatttcatctGTTATAAAGTTTCTTAGCAATTATGTACTCCTGAAGAAGAAACGAGCCACAAAGTTTACTTAAAAGTTTACTTTATAAACTAGTTTTGGTTTTCCATGGTTGGAACTTAAAGCGGTCTAACTACTTATCGTATAGTATAGCGTGTAAACGATAAACAGCGGCTCATGGAGCGACTCGCGCGAACCACAAGAATTCGTCGAGTCGATGCAATTAACATTTACGAGAAAAAGCAACGCGACATACCGTACCTCGGAAAATCGCTTGTCTGCCGGCGGATTCTCACGATGCGACGCAACTTGCGAAATAAGAATTTTCTACAGCACATTGCACAGCACGAAAATAGACTCGCTAAACAGTTACGTAAATCTTATTACAAGATTCAATCTTGTTTCAAAACGCTACAGTACTTTCGTATTTGTATTCTGATGTCTGTAGATCTTGCACGATGCATTTTCAACGAAGAAACAAGTTACAAAGTTTGTCGGTTAAGCTTGTGGCGCTGGTATAGCTGTTGCAGCTTCGTTTCTTTGCGTTTCACCTCAAactttctctcctttctctctcttctctattcttcttttctctcttcttttttttctcctcgTTTCTTTTGTCATCGAAATGTGACCATCATTCTGGGAAAACACTCGTTCGCGATATCTTCGCTGAAAAATTATCACATTACAGCATTCATAACGGCATTAACGGTGTCAGAGAAAGTACATCTTTGAAATTTGGAGATCGTAACCTGTATCGCTCGATCATTGTATCGAAGGACGTTATACAGCCGCTATAAAAATCAGACCGAACTCCAAAGATAAACAACCAGTATGTACTTAGTTTGTGACTAAAAATTCTGCCGCTAAAAAAAATGTTGGAAAGAGAATAGTAGACTAGAATTTCTTTCGACAAAGTTGTTTTGTATCGTAAACCATTGGTAATGTAAAAAGTTGAGATTCGTACGAATACCGATATTCGAATGACACGAGCGACGATGACAGTATAAGAAGAAGCTTTATACCGTTACTAGCCTGTGTAATGGAATTATTGGATCGTTCTATAATCTATTTGAGGGAAATATACCATCGTTCGATAGAGAAGTCCACTAATCGCGATTGAATGGTAGGTTTTTCGTGCGCGTATCGCTGTTTAACAAGCAAACTGGATAGAGGTAATTTACAAACCGATTAATAAGCACAAGCATTTCGAAATTTGTAGCCATATCAATACGAAGAATACCGTGATATTCCGTATTTTGATTTCCAATTGCAAACATTTTAGAGACGCATCCAACGAGAACTGCCGCTCTTTAC harbors:
- the LOC100650509 gene encoding tubulin glycylase 3A isoform X1, whose product is MDLPPDLRTFHRSRDIRTAKDLATTDSTNEDKASHSYCKLTSLLCLEKKESPVNPYNRVDWTKMNSKWPLPDTDDNEINAVNSLPQLDCGAFPKSYMDACSCCPRQIFDKHDTDTINNYRSIVLKDDDCCKTHWTRKERYQKIKAKVDRAIKRHKIFLIRGELPKLKEALEKRGWVQKYEATKTRAVPYGSVASLEARSLGDLTQPDGTLNEKAVIFALLRHKSPDFIWDCRNDFVDWHRGLSNNIILNRYQKPFVYTSKLGMARLLEEAHWLYEKDVSSVLFPRSYNLSREPKAFLDDFRLTAAAGLLKWFVGRMQDGQGFSESGHRPILMSRLEFAIKRCEEFIAREIHQNIDKDFVTEFSEEEWNSFLDDYTAAVHEGAGIETTSEKSRDQLQKYLEATNPILARLKEIDPQYELNGMRNIWILKPSELCCGTGISISHSLKDIFRKIKSRPKDYFIVQKYIERPLLIHDTKFDIRQWYLVTNTFPMTIWVFKEGLLRFSSKPYTFSTYHEAIHICNTAIQEKYDEERRRRRKRGNSEEVVKSIRDQGWDCEKLNEYLKQTGLDGEPYYDKIYTKMSEAIVLTMLASQEHMDRRRCSFELYGADFVVMEDLSVWLIEINTNPRMHPPSSRITKRLYSNVLESLVKVIMDVPVNPAADTGGFNLVYRQNIPDFRPYLGPCLFVFGKSITLQEHPRKREKRKKGGTGWMKQQQQHQQQQQPRAWTAPPMIPRLREPKIVDFIDYLNTARCTAAN
- the LOC100650509 gene encoding tubulin glycylase 3A isoform X3, producing the protein MNSKWPLPDTDDNEINAVNSLPQLDCGAFPKSYMDACSCCPRQIFDKHDTDTINNYRSIVLKDDDCCKTHWTRKERYQKIKAKVDRAIKRHKIFLIRGELPKLKEALEKRGWVQKYEATKTRAVPYGSVASLEARSLGDLTQPDGTLNEKAVIFALLRHKSPDFIWDCRNDFVDWHRGLSNNIILNRYQKPFVYTSKLGMARLLEEAHWLYEKDVSSVLFPRSYNLSREPKAFLDDFRLTAAAGLLKWFVGRMQDGQGFSESGHRPILMSRLEFAIKRCEEFIAREIHQNIDKDFVTEFSEEEWNSFLDDYTAAVHEGAGIETTSEKSRDQLQKYLEATNPILARLKEIDPQYELNGMRNIWILKPSELCCGTGISISHSLKDIFRKIKSRPKDYFIVQKYIERPLLIHDTKFDIRQWYLVTNTFPMTIWVFKEGLLRFSSKPYTFSTYHEAIHICNTAIQEKYDEERRRRRKRGNSEEVVKSIRDQGWDCEKLNEYLKQTGLDGEPYYDKIYTKMSEAIVLTMLASQEHMDRRRCSFELYGADFVVMEDLSVWLIEINTNPRMHPPSSRITKRLYSNVLESLVKVIMDVPVNPAADTGGFNLVYRQNIPDFRPYLGPCLFVFGKSITLQEHPRKREKRKKGGTGWMKQQQQHQQQQQPRAWTAPPMIPRLREPKIVDFIDYLNTARCTAAN
- the LOC100650509 gene encoding tubulin glycylase 3A isoform X2, with the translated sequence MDLPPDLRDIRTAKDLATTDSTNEDKASHSYCKLTSLLCLEKKESPVNPYNRVDWTKMNSKWPLPDTDDNEINAVNSLPQLDCGAFPKSYMDACSCCPRQIFDKHDTDTINNYRSIVLKDDDCCKTHWTRKERYQKIKAKVDRAIKRHKIFLIRGELPKLKEALEKRGWVQKYEATKTRAVPYGSVASLEARSLGDLTQPDGTLNEKAVIFALLRHKSPDFIWDCRNDFVDWHRGLSNNIILNRYQKPFVYTSKLGMARLLEEAHWLYEKDVSSVLFPRSYNLSREPKAFLDDFRLTAAAGLLKWFVGRMQDGQGFSESGHRPILMSRLEFAIKRCEEFIAREIHQNIDKDFVTEFSEEEWNSFLDDYTAAVHEGAGIETTSEKSRDQLQKYLEATNPILARLKEIDPQYELNGMRNIWILKPSELCCGTGISISHSLKDIFRKIKSRPKDYFIVQKYIERPLLIHDTKFDIRQWYLVTNTFPMTIWVFKEGLLRFSSKPYTFSTYHEAIHICNTAIQEKYDEERRRRRKRGNSEEVVKSIRDQGWDCEKLNEYLKQTGLDGEPYYDKIYTKMSEAIVLTMLASQEHMDRRRCSFELYGADFVVMEDLSVWLIEINTNPRMHPPSSRITKRLYSNVLESLVKVIMDVPVNPAADTGGFNLVYRQNIPDFRPYLGPCLFVFGKSITLQEHPRKREKRKKGGTGWMKQQQQHQQQQQPRAWTAPPMIPRLREPKIVDFIDYLNTARCTAAN